The genomic region GCACATCATCCTCGAGTCGGTGCTGCTGCGCGAGATCCGCATCCCTGACACGGTGGCGCGGGTGATCGAGGAGAAACAGACGGCCGAACAACAGGTGCAGATCGAGGAAAACCGCCGGCGCCAGGCTGAGATCGCCGCTCAGCGGCGCGTCATCGAGGCCCAGGCCGAGCGCGACGCGGCCATTCTCAAGGCCGAGGGCGAGGCCAAGGCGCTCGAGCTTCGCGGCGAAGCCTTGAAGCGCTACCCGCAGGTCATCCAGCTGACCGTCGCCGAGAAGCTGGCTCCCAACATCAAGACGATCATGCTCCCTACCGACGGCAACTTCCTGCTCGATCTGCGCAAGCTGGAAGAAGCCGCACCCAGCCGTTAGGCCGCCGTAAGCCAAACCCCGGCGCCCGGGCGCCGGGGTTGTAAAATGGACTCATTGCGTAAGCTTACGGTGACGGCTCGGCTGCGGCGGCGGGCGCGTTGGCTCGGCGCCCTGGCCGCATGGCATGCGCTCTTGTTCCGCGAAGAGCTGCGGCACAGCCCGTACCGCACGCTCACCGTGCTGATGCTGGCGGCGACGCTCTTCGTCTACGCCCCGGGCGTGGCCTGGGCCGTGGAGGAGATGCTGCGGTTGGCGGGGGAAGAGGGGTTCGACCCCGCCGACGCCAGCGTGCTACCTCTTACCTATGCGGTTTTCTTGACCTGGATGCTGGGCGCAAGTCTGAAGGGGCGCTCGTTGTGGTGGGTGATCCGCACGTCGCCGGCGCCGCGCGCGTTGCTCGGACTGGACCGGGCGCTGGGCGTCTTTGCCTTGGCCGTGGTCATTGCCGGGCCCTACGCTTGGGGCGCGGTCCGGGGAGCGGGGTGGCCTCCCGCCGCGCTGGTCTCCCTGATTGCGGTGCCGCTTTGGCTGTCGGTCCGTGTCCGCGGGGCGGGTGGGCTGGGGTACCCCTTCGCCCTCCTGGCGACGGCCGCGGTGGGTTGGAGTCTGGCGTTCGCCGCCGCGAGGTACATAGGGCAGGGCCCGATTCTCTACGATCCCGATCACGAGATGGTCCGCGAGTTGCTGCGCCTCGTCCTGGCGCGGCTGCACCTTCCCGACCTTGCGGCCGCGGCGCTGCGCGCCCCTGCGGTGCTGCACTTTACGGCGGGTCTGCTGGCCTTTTGGGGTCTGGGGCTCGCGCTGGGGAGCCGCGAGAACCGGGTCGAGGGGGTAGGGCGGCCCGCGACCTGGCTGGCCCGCTGGCGCGACGCGCCCGCGGCGTTCGCGCTGGCGCAGTTGGTCTACCGTCTGGACGTTGGGTTGCTTCAAGCCGTGCTGGCGCTTGCTTTTGCGCTGGGTGCCGAGGCCTATGGCTTGGCGCGGGTGCCCGGGGGAATGCTGGCGTGGTGGGCGGTGGCGTCGCTGTGGTGGTCGGTATGGCAGGAACCGCCCAAGTTTCCCGGCTGGCTGGGGGCGGGTTCGGAGGAGGACGGTCGCGTGGAGGGCGTCTTGCTCGCCGGGCGCCTGAGGGCGCTCGCACTGACGCTGCTTCCGCTCGTGTTCGTGCCCGGTCTGGGTGGGGTGGAGATGGCCGTCTGGGTCGGGGTGGTGTGGTGGCTGCACCGCGTTGCGGGACCGCTGGCGCGACTCCGTCCGGCCTGGTTCGCCGGGGCGCTGGTCTTTCTGTTCGGCAACGCGGTCTTGTGGATTGGGGGACGTTGATGGACGCCGGCTTGGTGCTGCAGGTGGAGCGCTTCTCGCGCACCTACCGTTCGGGCCGCGGGGTCCACGCGGTGAGCTTCGGGGTGGCGCACGGCGAGATCGTCGCGCTGGTGGGCCCGAACGGAGCAGGAAAGACGACGCTCCTGGAGGCGGTTTGTGGCCTCGCCGACTACGTGGGTTCGGTGCGGGTGGAGGGGTTCGACCGCGAGCAGGCTTCCGCCCAGTGGACCCGGATGGCCTGCCTGCCCGAGGAGCGCCGTTTCCCGCCCTTTCTGGCGGGCCTTACCGCCGCGCGGCTGGCCGAACGGTTCTGGGAGCAACCCGGGCTGGAGGATCGGTTCGTTTCCGAGGCGGAGCGGTGGGAGCTCGGGGCCGCCGAGCTGGAAACCCCAACCTTCGCCCTTTCCCA from Oceanithermus desulfurans harbors:
- a CDS encoding ATP-binding cassette domain-containing protein, which translates into the protein MDAGLVLQVERFSRTYRSGRGVHAVSFGVAHGEIVALVGPNGAGKTTLLEAVCGLADYVGSVRVEGFDREQASAQWTRMACLPEERRFPPFLAGLTAARLAERFWEQPGLEDRFVSEAERWELGAAELETPTFALSQGMREKLALALVFSRVVPLYVLDEPEAHLDPVMRDRLERRLAGLREGGHAVLLATHDVHLAARLADRVLVIVRGRVTDLGRAGVDEVLRALAAGT